In one window of Desulfurella amilsii DNA:
- a CDS encoding GGDEF domain-containing protein — protein MRLKDNVILQSALLMLGFGVLIGVLFPFFSDVVLALPKTKVYTTAFFVVCIIAGIIVGFIGFLIIKITIIKRLGNLKDKINTISTNIQNYIEGKIKYVETCTDCFVESNKDVYELGIKYNLFISIIRQFFWQYQKSDEFYLNLSESLEIKELNNTFAKFITDNFNCLGIEIFNLDKTGNVGIVYSYLARQDLSENKKESIKNILEKGQLVRFQNPSIEVSIAVVSIKPKEVIFIPIETKKSESYLVVFYFDIYLKPDDINFFKRLMYQYSLALERSLAYEHMQGIAAIDELTGIYNRRFGMLRLSEDYSRAKRFSSPFYVMMFDIDHFKDINDAFGHQTGDYILEQVAKIIKSLLRIEDVLLRYGGDEFVAGLICKFENVLEKAQSIRNAIEKQIFLFSDLEIKVTISVGISKSQPSDEVKLESLIKESDEALYNAKGAGRNRVCAK, from the coding sequence ATGCGCTTAAAAGATAATGTGATTTTGCAATCAGCACTATTAATGCTTGGTTTTGGGGTATTAATTGGTGTTTTATTTCCTTTTTTTAGTGATGTAGTATTGGCGCTGCCAAAAACAAAAGTTTATACGACTGCTTTTTTTGTTGTATGCATAATAGCTGGCATAATTGTTGGCTTCATTGGTTTCCTAATAATAAAAATCACAATTATAAAAAGATTAGGAAACCTAAAAGACAAGATCAATACAATTTCAACAAATATACAAAATTACATAGAAGGTAAAATCAAGTATGTAGAGACATGTACAGATTGTTTTGTTGAAAGCAATAAGGATGTTTATGAGTTAGGCATTAAATATAATTTGTTCATTAGTATCATTAGACAATTTTTCTGGCAGTATCAAAAAAGTGATGAGTTTTATTTAAATCTTAGTGAGTCTTTAGAAATAAAAGAACTTAATAATACTTTTGCTAAATTTATTACTGATAACTTCAATTGCCTTGGTATTGAAATTTTTAACTTGGATAAAACGGGCAATGTAGGCATAGTGTATAGTTATTTAGCAAGGCAAGATCTTTCTGAGAATAAAAAAGAGTCAATCAAAAACATATTGGAAAAAGGTCAATTGGTACGCTTTCAAAACCCAAGTATTGAGGTCAGCATTGCAGTGGTATCTATTAAACCCAAAGAGGTTATATTTATACCAATAGAAACAAAAAAAAGTGAAAGTTATTTAGTTGTATTTTATTTTGATATATACTTAAAACCAGATGATATAAACTTTTTTAAACGATTGATGTATCAATATTCTTTGGCTTTAGAGCGATCCCTTGCGTATGAGCATATGCAAGGGATCGCTGCTATTGATGAGCTTACTGGTATTTATAACAGAAGATTTGGCATGCTTAGGCTCTCAGAAGATTATTCAAGGGCAAAACGCTTTAGTAGCCCATTTTATGTTATGATGTTTGATATAGACCATTTTAAAGACATTAATGATGCGTTTGGCCACCAAACGGGCGATTATATATTAGAACAAGTAGCAAAAATCATAAAGAGTTTATTAAGAATAGAGGATGTTTTATTGCGCTATGGCGGAGATGAATTTGTAGCAGGACTAATATGCAAATTTGAAAATGTTTTAGAAAAGGCACAAAGTATAAGAAATGCTATAGAAAAACAAATTTTTTTATTTAGTGATTTAGAAATCAAAGTTACAATTTCGGTTGGTATTTCAAAAAGCCAGCCAAGCGATGAGGTAAAGCTCGAAAGCCTTATCAAAGAATCGGATGAGGCTTTGTATAATGCTAAAGGCGCCGGACGCAATAGAGTGTGTGCGAAATGA
- the rsmA gene encoding 16S rRNA (adenine(1518)-N(6)/adenine(1519)-N(6))-dimethyltransferase RsmA, with the protein MQAKKSLGQHFLHDKSVIWRIVSLIDEPCLVLEIGPGGGALTEGLLEKSFSVDAVEFDKDMVEYLKEKFKDSGRLNIIEADATTYRLDKSYCVMGNLPYNVSKKIIVNMINQKNFVKKMILMVQKEVADTIIAQPKTKEYSKFSIFVQIFCKVRRVFDVQASAFKPPPKVISSVVELVPYEVSLFNEPPESDFFDFLKKFFAQPNKTIRNNLKGYITVQYLNENLILNTRPRQVGIQEIYKFYKYLKERKWV; encoded by the coding sequence ATGCAGGCAAAAAAGTCACTAGGTCAGCATTTTTTGCACGACAAAAGCGTCATTTGGCGCATTGTATCTTTAATTGATGAGCCTTGTTTGGTTTTAGAAATTGGACCTGGCGGGGGGGCGCTGACAGAAGGCTTATTAGAAAAAAGCTTTAGTGTAGATGCGGTTGAGTTTGATAAAGATATGGTTGAGTATTTAAAAGAAAAGTTTAAGGATAGCGGTAGACTAAATATTATCGAGGCTGATGCCACAACATACAGACTTGATAAAAGTTACTGCGTGATGGGTAATTTGCCATACAATGTATCAAAGAAAATTATTGTTAATATGATTAATCAAAAGAATTTTGTTAAAAAGATGATTTTGATGGTTCAAAAGGAAGTAGCAGATACTATAATTGCACAACCGAAAACAAAAGAATATTCAAAGTTTAGTATTTTTGTACAGATTTTTTGTAAAGTTAGAAGAGTTTTTGATGTGCAAGCTAGTGCATTTAAACCACCCCCAAAGGTAATATCCAGCGTTGTTGAGCTTGTGCCTTATGAGGTTAGCTTATTTAATGAGCCGCCAGAAAGTGATTTTTTTGACTTTCTAAAAAAATTCTTTGCCCAACCAAACAAAACTATCAGAAACAATCTAAAGGGATATATTACTGTTCAATACTTAAATGAGAATTTAATCTTGAATACAAGACCTAGGCAGGTGGGTATTCAAGAAATATATAAATTTTATAAATACTTAAAGGAGAGAAAATGGGTATAA
- a CDS encoding peptidyl-prolyl cis-trans isomerase produces MKKFLVFIVATIFFVSIAKAEIIDKIMATVNDRPITTYDLKELAPFYHAKDEKQLLNDVIDDYVIEDIAKKEGIALTDEDINQFIENVAKNNKLTKDQLEEKIKQQGLSYDYYKEFAKFNAYKLKVMQKVFAPTIQIDEQEIKNFYNNHSNLFNQSTVVLDIIKTSNKADTEDAMKQLQLGASFDSVKEKYSIDKSEPKKVYVADINKQLQGIIEKMQVDQISPIIESSNGYFIIKVLDKKDVNLPFDEVKDKIRNLLFEEKLQERFASWLNGIKSSMDISIFNEN; encoded by the coding sequence ATGAAAAAATTTTTAGTATTTATTGTAGCTACTATTTTTTTTGTTAGCATAGCTAAAGCTGAAATAATAGATAAAATTATGGCAACAGTAAATGATAGGCCCATAACAACGTATGATTTAAAGGAACTTGCCCCATTTTATCATGCCAAAGATGAAAAGCAGTTGCTCAATGATGTTATAGATGATTATGTAATTGAAGATATTGCAAAAAAAGAGGGCATTGCGCTTACTGATGAAGATATTAATCAGTTTATTGAAAATGTTGCTAAAAATAACAAGCTTACAAAAGACCAATTAGAAGAAAAAATTAAACAGCAAGGCTTAAGCTATGATTATTATAAGGAATTTGCAAAATTCAACGCATATAAACTAAAAGTTATGCAAAAGGTTTTCGCCCCTACAATTCAAATTGATGAGCAAGAAATTAAAAACTTTTATAACAATCATTCAAATTTGTTTAATCAAAGTACTGTTGTTTTAGACATTATTAAAACGAGCAATAAAGCTGATACTGAGGATGCTATGAAACAGCTTCAGCTTGGAGCTAGTTTTGATAGCGTAAAAGAAAAATATTCAATAGACAAAAGTGAACCTAAAAAAGTTTATGTAGCTGATATAAATAAACAATTGCAAGGTATTATAGAAAAGATGCAGGTAGATCAGATTAGTCCGATTATTGAATCAAGTAACGGTTATTTTATCATTAAAGTATTAGATAAAAAAGATGTCAATTTGCCTTTTGATGAAGTAAAAGATAAAATTAGAAACTTGCTGTTTGAGGAAAAACTGCAAGAGAGATTTGCCAGCTGGCTAAATGGTATTAAAAGCTCTATGGATATAAGCATTTTTAATGAGAATTGA
- a CDS encoding helicase-related protein: MYYDFSLLSYLAYRLILQNDVLVVLKDNFEAKNLYESLIFFRDYFSINAVISFFEGYSIGAVSSIAPSKETIKNRINALSNLKNQNKNHFLIASLEALMQPTIKEESFILHEVEKNKSIDRKAFIELLARFYYEFTTNVEELGQYSMRGSIVDCFVPIYDKPLRLDFFGDTIDDIRTFYPLNQTTHEKIDRANITYAKEYCYNYNEDEFGFSLIDESIRGYVLDYAIVKKLKKHCYFDERSLEFVLKKASLDKNLYDLRILNEAATDALSFINEFESVFAPSSQPDQKLDYLIRLSKSMKVVIACASDYRVEKLKSILESKVSDISLNRDKGILLSRGYLKRGFKLKDIAFVSFEEIFGVPVQKDQEIQPKAQMVQFQKDKLIAHKNYGIGIYRGIKTMQVEGALMDFFEIEYANQDKVYVPVTNADCLFEYEGAAQIDSLNSKSWHTRKENASKAIKKILTELVNIYAKRKILTRTPYNTDLLEIKEFEAEFEYEETQDQLQAIEDVKNDMCTYRPIERLICGDVSFGKTEVAMRAAAIACFNGRQTVVIAPTTILSLQHYNTFCERFANFPVKIALLNSFTKKSEKEKIKSSLEDGQIDILIATHSVYFADINFKNLSLVIVDEEQHFGVKIKEYFKQKYESIDMLYLSATPIPRTLNMAINSIMGISVIKTAPLSRKHIQTYVLKQTDKVIKEAIERELFRDGSVFFVHNRIETIYKIKEHLDRLLPDCQKHVIHSKLPKNEIKKIITDFANGKFPILISTSIIESGLNLKHVNTIIITQAQNFGLSDLYQLRGRVGRSDIEAFAYLLYDTQLSEQALTRLDTLRQYMQRGLGFNIALKDLEIRGAGNILGKDQSGNIKALGYDLYVELTQEALSQISNEKTERDVEIKFIDNLYIPAWYIDDNEKTAVYTLISKAKNEEELSSIKNYIEDKYGKLPKLVSKLIEISIIKLYAKKSFVKSLMFGPKGVSVQFYIDAKIDTDKLIKQVNTLKGKFLGETAVFLDIDKDNLNVLKNFLINIV, from the coding sequence ATGTATTATGACTTTTCATTGCTGTCTTACCTTGCTTACCGTTTAATTTTACAAAACGATGTTTTGGTAGTCTTAAAAGACAATTTTGAAGCTAAAAATTTATATGAATCGCTAATTTTTTTTAGAGATTATTTTAGTATCAATGCCGTGATAAGTTTTTTTGAAGGCTATAGTATTGGGGCAGTCTCTTCTATTGCACCTTCCAAAGAAACGATTAAAAATCGCATAAATGCGCTATCTAACCTTAAAAATCAAAACAAAAATCACTTTTTAATAGCAAGCCTCGAAGCACTAATGCAGCCTACAATTAAAGAAGAAAGTTTTATTTTGCATGAGGTTGAAAAAAACAAAAGCATAGATAGAAAGGCTTTTATTGAGCTTTTAGCGAGATTTTACTATGAATTTACAACAAATGTTGAAGAGCTAGGTCAATATTCTATGCGTGGCAGCATTGTAGATTGTTTTGTGCCTATCTATGATAAGCCTCTAAGACTTGATTTTTTTGGTGATACGATTGACGATATAAGAACATTTTACCCACTAAATCAAACTACACACGAAAAAATTGATAGGGCTAATATTACATATGCGAAAGAATACTGCTATAATTATAATGAAGATGAGTTTGGTTTTTCGCTAATTGATGAAAGCATAAGGGGTTATGTTTTAGATTATGCAATAGTTAAAAAACTTAAAAAACATTGCTATTTTGATGAGCGATCATTGGAATTTGTTTTAAAAAAAGCCAGCTTAGATAAAAATCTTTACGATTTGCGTATATTAAATGAAGCAGCAACGGATGCTTTATCGTTTATCAATGAGTTTGAAAGTGTTTTTGCTCCAAGTTCACAGCCAGACCAAAAATTAGATTATCTTATAAGATTGTCAAAATCAATGAAGGTTGTCATTGCTTGTGCAAGCGATTACCGTGTGGAAAAGCTAAAAAGCATTCTTGAGTCAAAGGTTTCTGATATTTCACTAAATAGAGATAAAGGTATTTTGTTAAGCAGAGGCTATTTGAAAAGAGGTTTTAAGTTAAAGGATATCGCATTTGTTAGTTTTGAAGAAATTTTTGGCGTACCAGTTCAAAAAGACCAGGAAATACAGCCCAAGGCACAAATGGTACAGTTTCAAAAAGACAAGCTTATTGCTCACAAAAATTATGGTATCGGCATATACAGAGGTATTAAAACCATGCAGGTTGAGGGTGCTTTGATGGATTTTTTTGAAATTGAGTATGCAAACCAAGACAAAGTATATGTGCCTGTGACAAACGCAGACTGTTTATTTGAGTACGAAGGAGCAGCCCAGATTGATTCACTGAACTCAAAATCATGGCATACAAGAAAAGAAAATGCATCTAAAGCCATAAAGAAAATCCTTACAGAACTTGTAAATATTTATGCTAAAAGAAAAATACTTACCCGTACGCCATACAATACAGACTTGCTTGAGATTAAAGAATTTGAAGCGGAATTTGAGTATGAGGAAACCCAAGATCAGCTCCAGGCGATTGAGGATGTAAAAAACGATATGTGCACTTATCGGCCAATAGAGAGGTTGATTTGTGGCGATGTTTCGTTTGGCAAAACAGAAGTAGCAATGAGAGCTGCAGCTATAGCTTGCTTTAATGGAAGGCAAACTGTGGTCATTGCGCCCACTACTATTCTTTCTTTGCAACATTACAATACTTTTTGTGAGCGATTTGCTAATTTTCCTGTAAAAATAGCACTTTTGAATAGTTTTACAAAAAAATCAGAAAAAGAAAAAATAAAAAGTTCTCTTGAAGATGGTCAGATTGATATATTAATTGCGACGCACTCTGTTTATTTTGCAGATATAAATTTTAAAAATTTAAGCCTCGTAATTGTTGATGAAGAACAACACTTTGGTGTAAAAATTAAAGAGTATTTTAAACAAAAATACGAGTCCATCGATATGTTATACCTTTCTGCAACGCCTATTCCTCGTACGCTAAATATGGCAATTAACTCGATTATGGGAATTAGTGTTATAAAGACAGCCCCTCTTTCAAGAAAACACATACAAACATACGTACTTAAACAAACGGATAAAGTCATAAAAGAAGCGATAGAAAGGGAGCTTTTCCGTGATGGTAGTGTGTTCTTTGTTCACAATAGAATTGAAACAATCTATAAAATAAAAGAACACCTTGATCGGTTGTTGCCGGATTGCCAAAAGCATGTTATTCACTCAAAATTGCCAAAAAATGAGATAAAGAAAATTATTACAGATTTTGCAAATGGCAAGTTTCCTATTCTGATATCTACATCTATTATTGAATCGGGTTTGAATTTGAAGCATGTAAACACGATTATTATAACCCAGGCGCAAAATTTTGGCTTAAGCGACTTATATCAGCTAAGAGGTAGGGTAGGGCGCTCTGATATAGAAGCTTTTGCATATTTGCTCTACGATACTCAACTTAGCGAACAAGCCTTAACGCGGCTTGACACGCTAAGGCAATATATGCAAAGAGGTTTGGGTTTTAATATTGCCCTTAAAGACTTAGAAATTAGAGGCGCAGGCAATATTTTGGGAAAAGATCAAAGCGGCAACATAAAAGCTCTTGGGTATGATTTATATGTTGAGTTAACACAGGAAGCATTATCGCAAATATCAAATGAGAAAACCGAGCGCGATGTCGAGATAAAATTTATCGATAATCTATACATACCCGCCTGGTATATAGATGATAATGAAAAAACAGCTGTTTACACGCTTATTTCAAAAGCAAAAAATGAAGAAGAGTTAAGTAGCATAAAAAACTACATTGAAGATAAATATGGCAAACTTCCAAAATTAGTTTCAAAACTCATTGAAATTAGTATAATAAAACTGTATGCTAAAAAATCTTTTGTAAAAAGTTTAATGTTTGGCCCAAAAGGTGTTTCGGTGCAATTTTATATCGATGCAAAAATTGATACAGATAAATTAATAAAACAGGTTAATACATTAAAGGGTAAATTTTTGGGTGAGACAGCAGTTTTTTTAGATATTGACAAAGATAACTTAAATGTGCTAAAAAACTTCTTGATTAATATTGTATAA
- a CDS encoding DRTGG domain-containing protein — protein sequence MRSAKHIFVIGRKNPDLDSIASCIGYAYLKNKISNENEYIACASGSINVETQKVLSYLNISLPNFITNLNLKVCDIMTQGIITVEKNAPITDVFKLMLKKDLRIVPIVDEENKFCGSIDMLDIARKSISTIIPDIFRKIKTKISLISKSLDGKILNDPFSDEEFLANVILGTMDANSFLEEIQNFDPRNVILIVANRHDIQKKAVEIGIKCLIISNNAKPSKEIIDLAKKNQVAIILSLYGSFATAGLVEWSASIFTIADKNPSVVQEGEFVKDITEKVYSSKSRAVIVLNPLGNILGIITRTDIIKYSKRTVILIDHSDSINAPEGTFDSEVLEIIDHHRLGDIKTSSLTRYRIEPFGATAAIIADELLTHNVTPDKKIALLLASGIIVNTLFLQPDKTCSYDIKMLEWLCSVANIDYQTFALQIKNIINS from the coding sequence ATGAGAAGTGCAAAACATATTTTTGTAATAGGAAGAAAAAATCCTGATTTAGATAGTATAGCTTCATGTATTGGGTACGCTTACTTAAAAAATAAAATTTCAAATGAAAATGAATACATTGCCTGCGCAAGTGGAAGCATTAACGTAGAAACGCAAAAAGTTTTAAGCTATTTAAATATATCTTTACCAAATTTCATCACAAATCTAAATCTAAAGGTTTGCGATATTATGACACAAGGTATTATTACTGTAGAAAAAAACGCACCTATAACCGATGTTTTTAAATTAATGCTAAAAAAGGATTTAAGAATCGTACCTATAGTAGACGAAGAAAATAAATTTTGCGGATCTATAGACATGCTAGATATTGCAAGAAAAAGTATATCTACTATAATACCAGACATATTTAGAAAAATAAAAACTAAAATTAGTTTAATTTCAAAGTCATTAGATGGCAAAATTTTAAATGACCCCTTTAGTGATGAAGAATTTTTAGCAAATGTAATTTTGGGTACAATGGATGCCAATAGTTTTCTAGAAGAAATACAAAACTTTGATCCTCGCAATGTCATATTAATCGTAGCAAATAGGCATGATATACAAAAGAAGGCTGTTGAAATTGGCATTAAATGTTTAATTATTTCAAACAATGCAAAACCATCAAAAGAAATTATAGATTTAGCAAAGAAAAATCAGGTTGCAATTATTTTATCTTTGTACGGTTCATTTGCAACAGCTGGGCTTGTAGAGTGGAGTGCATCCATTTTTACTATAGCGGATAAAAATCCTTCTGTTGTTCAAGAAGGAGAATTCGTAAAAGATATTACAGAAAAAGTCTATAGCTCAAAAAGTCGTGCTGTTATAGTCCTAAACCCACTTGGCAATATACTTGGTATTATTACAAGGACTGATATTATAAAATATTCAAAAAGAACGGTAATATTAATAGATCATTCTGATTCTATTAATGCACCAGAGGGTACTTTTGATTCTGAAGTATTAGAAATAATAGATCATCATAGACTTGGAGATATAAAAACTTCAAGTCTAACACGATATAGAATAGAACCCTTTGGTGCAACGGCTGCAATAATAGCGGATGAATTGTTAACGCATAATGTTACTCCGGATAAAAAAATAGCTTTGCTGCTTGCAAGCGGTATCATTGTAAATACGCTTTTTTTACAACCAGACAAAACATGCAGTTATGATATAAAAATGCTTGAGTGGTTGTGTAGTGTTGCAAATATTGATTATCAAACTTTTGCTTTGCAAATAAAAAATATCATTAATAGTTAG
- a CDS encoding complement resistance protein TraT → MKRFYKHFFSVFFALGLVFYLSSCATVMSGIENTKLQTQAKMSNTIFLNPVSPAQKTIYVQVRNTSQVPMPDLKAMVIQKLQTNGYRIVEDPQQAHYWLQANVLYMGKQTQFATFDGALAGGFGGALAGVAIGQGYGKGAAALGGAAVGSLLGAAVGSAIHVDTYLGVVDVQVSERVNGTIKQTVTSNYSQGESGPVAGATITHKSSGSYNSNANYTQGTYGTNSTTQIQENKEGTQISSQYEKESNYQASRTRIAVEAKQTNMDLKKVTPDIENLISNEIAGIF, encoded by the coding sequence GTGAAACGTTTCTATAAACACTTTTTTAGTGTGTTTTTTGCATTGGGATTAGTTTTTTATTTATCATCTTGCGCTACCGTTATGAGTGGGATTGAGAATACGAAACTACAAACTCAAGCCAAAATGAGCAATACTATTTTCTTAAACCCAGTTAGTCCAGCTCAAAAAACAATATATGTGCAGGTTCGCAATACATCACAGGTGCCAATGCCAGATTTGAAAGCTATGGTTATACAAAAATTACAGACAAATGGCTACCGCATTGTTGAAGACCCGCAACAAGCCCACTATTGGCTTCAAGCTAATGTATTGTATATGGGCAAACAAACCCAATTTGCCACATTTGATGGAGCACTTGCTGGAGGTTTTGGTGGCGCTTTGGCTGGTGTTGCAATTGGACAAGGCTATGGGAAAGGTGCTGCTGCATTAGGTGGTGCTGCAGTGGGTTCTTTACTTGGCGCAGCAGTGGGCAGTGCTATTCATGTTGATACCTATTTGGGTGTAGTTGATGTTCAAGTATCAGAGAGAGTAAATGGCACAATTAAACAAACTGTAACTTCAAATTACTCTCAAGGTGAATCAGGCCCTGTTGCTGGTGCAACCATAACGCATAAATCAAGTGGTAGCTATAACAGTAACGCAAATTACACACAAGGCACATACGGCACTAATTCAACTACACAAATTCAAGAAAACAAAGAAGGTACACAAATTTCAAGCCAGTATGAAAAAGAGTCAAATTATCAAGCTTCCCGAACAAGAATTGCGGTTGAAGCAAAGCAAACTAACATGGATTTAAAAAAAGTTACACCTGACATTGAAAATCTTATTTCAAACGAGATTGCAGGTATATTCTAG
- the pdxA gene encoding 4-hydroxythreonine-4-phosphate dehydrogenase PdxA, translating to MKSKPIVGISMGDAAGISPEIIIKYFLYGKKANLKLVVFGASNVFEFYKKLFDLNFKIKVIENLNNLDDDALNVFNCTSLNPKDIVVGQIDKEYGKLSFESINYAIDMALENKIDAYVTGPINKKAMNLAGFDYPGHTEILAKKTNTKNYVMMLGYRKFRVSLVTTHVSLRDVSDLITKERVFNTILISHKDLVEKFGIKNPKILVSSLNPHNSEDGMFGDEEKKEIMPAVEQAKKMGIDVVGSIAADTTFLPQNRKIYDLFISMYHDHGLSVLKALYFDKSVNVTLGLPIIRTSPDHGSAFDIAGKFKASYQSMQEAILQAYNMIECRQKSH from the coding sequence ATGAAAAGTAAACCAATTGTTGGCATAAGCATGGGAGATGCAGCAGGTATTTCACCAGAAATTATAATAAAATACTTTCTTTACGGGAAAAAAGCTAACCTCAAGTTAGTTGTTTTTGGCGCAAGCAATGTATTTGAATTTTACAAAAAATTGTTTGATTTAAACTTTAAGATTAAGGTGATAGAAAATTTAAATAATTTAGATGATGATGCACTCAATGTTTTTAATTGTACAAGTTTAAACCCAAAAGACATAGTTGTTGGTCAAATAGATAAAGAATATGGCAAACTATCATTTGAATCAATAAATTATGCCATAGATATGGCACTTGAAAATAAAATTGATGCGTATGTAACAGGACCTATAAACAAAAAGGCTATGAATTTAGCTGGATTCGATTACCCAGGTCATACAGAAATTTTGGCCAAAAAAACTAATACAAAGAATTATGTTATGATGCTTGGATATAGAAAATTTAGAGTATCGCTTGTTACCACGCATGTGAGTTTAAGGGATGTAAGTGATTTAATTACAAAAGAGCGTGTGTTTAATACTATTTTAATTAGCCACAAAGATTTAGTTGAAAAATTTGGCATAAAAAACCCAAAAATATTAGTTAGTTCACTAAACCCTCATAACTCAGAAGATGGCATGTTTGGAGATGAGGAGAAAAAAGAGATTATGCCTGCTGTTGAACAAGCAAAAAAAATGGGCATAGATGTAGTAGGCTCAATTGCCGCAGACACTACATTTTTGCCTCAAAATAGAAAGATATACGATTTGTTTATTAGCATGTACCATGATCATGGATTGAGTGTATTGAAAGCGCTTTATTTTGATAAAAGCGTAAATGTTACTCTGGGTTTGCCTATCATTAGAACATCTCCAGACCATGGCAGTGCATTTGACATTGCTGGCAAGTTTAAAGCAAGCTACCAAAGTATGCAAGAAGCGATACTTCAAGCCTATAATATGATCGAATGCAGGCAAAAAAGTCACTAG
- a CDS encoding RNA-binding S4 domain-containing protein, producing the protein MRIDLFLKQSRIVKRRTLAKQMCDDGFVFLNDKKAKAQSDVKTNDTITIYFSLKKVTYKVLDVPERVLSKSQSSLLYEVLSEEFYEK; encoded by the coding sequence ATGAGAATTGATCTTTTTTTAAAACAATCGCGTATTGTTAAAAGACGTACGCTTGCAAAACAGATGTGCGATGATGGTTTTGTTTTTTTAAATGATAAAAAGGCCAAAGCGCAAAGTGATGTAAAAACAAACGATACCATCACAATATACTTTTCTTTAAAGAAAGTTACATACAAAGTGCTTGATGTACCAGAAAGGGTTTTAAGCAAATCCCAATCTAGCTTGCTGTATGAGGTATTAAGTGAGGAATTTTATGAAAAGTAA